In the genome of Deinococcus sp. KSM4-11, one region contains:
- a CDS encoding metallophosphoesterase, translating to MKTLTSAALLALGLVLGGCAPAMGQPSSDVLLTFSTVGDSREDPTTEGLNAQNRLWLQNTRAWTRIMTEANAQGSKALFFNGDMIMGYTTDRATLDRQYAFWRGMTATLMEQGTYVVPVPGNHETQEKGTDAAGKGFKLARPGNEDAWRANMGDLILDQTRFAALTSLNATHFDPANTPAIGGADTITTDQKQLTYSFDVGPIHFAVINTDAVGWDSHAPVAWLGADFAAAKARGQTRFFVFGHKPAYTYKYNDKVAPGGIDTDPANQAAFWDVIEQYGATSFAGHEHIYHAMQPRKDQGGKAWEVIVGSGGSPFEAKPGDSTTPVDRYYAWATVQVMKDGRVHIRTYGFDETFGKTKMLASWDL from the coding sequence GTGAAAACACTGACCTCTGCGGCCCTGCTCGCCCTCGGACTCGTGCTGGGCGGATGCGCCCCGGCGATGGGCCAACCGTCCTCGGACGTCCTGCTGACCTTCAGTACGGTGGGCGACAGCCGCGAAGATCCCACCACCGAGGGCCTGAACGCCCAGAACAGGCTGTGGCTTCAGAACACCCGCGCGTGGACGCGCATCATGACGGAGGCGAACGCCCAGGGCTCGAAGGCCCTTTTCTTCAATGGCGACATGATCATGGGCTACACCACGGATCGGGCCACCCTCGACCGCCAGTACGCCTTCTGGCGCGGCATGACCGCCACCCTGATGGAACAGGGCACCTACGTGGTGCCGGTGCCGGGCAACCACGAGACCCAGGAGAAGGGCACCGACGCGGCCGGCAAGGGCTTCAAGCTGGCCCGCCCCGGCAATGAGGACGCGTGGCGCGCCAACATGGGCGACCTGATCCTCGACCAGACGCGTTTCGCCGCCCTGACCAGCCTGAACGCCACGCACTTCGATCCGGCGAACACGCCGGCCATCGGCGGCGCCGACACCATCACGACGGATCAGAAGCAGCTCACGTACTCCTTCGATGTCGGCCCCATCCACTTCGCCGTGATCAACACCGACGCGGTCGGCTGGGACAGCCACGCGCCGGTGGCGTGGCTGGGGGCGGACTTCGCCGCCGCGAAGGCACGCGGGCAGACCCGCTTCTTCGTGTTCGGCCACAAACCCGCCTATACCTACAAGTACAACGACAAGGTCGCGCCCGGTGGCATCGACACCGATCCTGCCAACCAGGCGGCGTTCTGGGACGTGATCGAGCAGTACGGCGCGACGTCCTTCGCCGGACATGAGCACATCTACCACGCCATGCAGCCCCGCAAGGATCAGGGCGGCAAGGCGTGGGAGGTCATCGTCGGCTCCGGCGGCAGCCCCTTCGAGGCCAAACCCGGCGACAGCACCACCCCGGTCGACCGGTACTACGCGTGGGCGACCGTGCAGGTCATGAAGGACGGCCGCGTGCACATCCGCACCTATGGTTTCGACGAGACCTTCGGCAAGACGAAGATGCTGGCCAGCTGGGATCTGTAG
- a CDS encoding YMGG-like glycine zipper-containing protein: MTSGVVIGALGGALLGLATGWDAGQGAVLGAAVGAVLGRLPRRA, translated from the coding sequence TTGACGTCTGGTGTGGTGATCGGCGCGCTCGGCGGGGCGCTGCTGGGCCTGGCGACCGGCTGGGATGCCGGGCAGGGCGCGGTGCTGGGGGCCGCCGTAGGCGCCGTCCTGGGCCGTCTGCCGCGCCGCGCGTGA
- a CDS encoding glycerophosphodiester phosphodiesterase yields the protein MRTTNPYLIERRAAGVLTTAHGGASWAAGPNTLEALRAALEIQPDYVELDVHLTRDGQLLLWHDGHIVTPDGGHAIADHTLAELRTLSTPDGTVITLHEAAEEVRGVSGLLIDLKAPALQDALLDFITAQRVEDVIVCGGYVDTLLALKAGRPGVAVSLTPDAETYRTLASSLRHLHTLDAVTVYWRTVNRAMVDAAHALGVLLLAWTVDHGPVAEHLLALGVDGLTSNNMSLLRALKRRDAQASAGDPRLTVPGFPES from the coding sequence ATGAGAACCACCAATCCGTACCTGATTGAACGCCGCGCGGCCGGTGTCCTGACCACCGCGCATGGCGGGGCGTCCTGGGCGGCCGGACCGAACACCCTGGAGGCGCTGCGCGCCGCGCTGGAGATCCAGCCGGACTACGTCGAGCTGGATGTGCACCTCACCCGCGACGGGCAGTTGCTGCTGTGGCACGACGGGCACATCGTCACGCCCGACGGTGGCCATGCCATTGCCGATCACACGCTGGCGGAGCTGCGCACCCTGTCCACGCCGGACGGCACCGTGATCACCCTGCATGAGGCGGCCGAGGAAGTGCGCGGCGTCAGCGGCCTGCTGATCGACCTGAAGGCCCCGGCGCTTCAGGACGCGCTGCTGGACTTCATCACGGCCCAGCGCGTGGAGGACGTGATCGTGTGCGGCGGGTACGTGGACACGCTGCTGGCCCTCAAGGCCGGGCGTCCGGGCGTGGCCGTCTCGCTGACGCCCGACGCGGAGACCTACCGCACCCTGGCGTCCAGCCTGCGCCACCTGCACACCCTGGACGCCGTGACCGTCTACTGGCGCACCGTCAACCGCGCGATGGTCGATGCCGCGCACGCGCTGGGCGTCCTGCTGCTGGCGTGGACGGTCGATCATGGGCCGGTGGCTGAACACCTGCTGGCCCTGGGCGTGGACGGCCTGACCAGCAACAACATGTCCCTGCTGCGCGCGCTGAAGCGGCGCGACGCCCAGGCCAGCGCCGGTGACCCCCGGCTGACGGTGCCCGGCTTCCCCGAATCATGA
- a CDS encoding ABC transporter ATP-binding protein yields the protein MSTIEFDHVHKVYAGRPAVADLNLTIPSGELVCLLGPSGCGKTTTLRLLAGFLTPDAGDVRIDGQSMLRRGPETRPTAMVFQRYTLWPHMNVFHNVAFGLKLRRLPDAQVVHKVHQALTLVGLPGMERRSPAQLSGGQQQRVALARALVLEPQVLLLDEPLSSLDAKLRVSLRDEIRAIQRELGITTVFVTHDQEEALAVADRIAVMEGGVLQQLDDPGTLYARPATRFVADFIGRMNFLPGSAGPTLGLDVPPGAELAVRPEDLHFSDLGAPFRVEQVLDLGPVREVRGRLALPGPVGAVPLTVQLARGEAPDMAFVRVRRALTYQNGALLGDAVPSHGIRA from the coding sequence ATGTCCACCATCGAGTTCGACCATGTCCACAAGGTCTACGCCGGCCGCCCCGCCGTGGCCGATCTGAACCTCACCATCCCCAGCGGGGAACTGGTGTGCCTGCTCGGCCCGTCCGGCTGCGGCAAGACCACCACCCTGCGGCTGCTGGCAGGCTTTCTCACGCCCGATGCCGGGGACGTCCGCATCGACGGGCAGTCCATGCTGCGCCGGGGCCCGGAAACGCGGCCCACCGCGATGGTCTTCCAGCGCTATACGCTGTGGCCGCACATGAACGTGTTTCACAATGTCGCCTTCGGCCTGAAGCTGCGCCGCCTGCCCGACGCCCAGGTGGTGCACAAGGTGCATCAGGCCCTGACCCTGGTCGGTCTGCCCGGGATGGAGCGGCGCAGCCCGGCGCAGCTCTCGGGGGGGCAGCAGCAGCGGGTCGCCCTGGCCCGCGCGCTGGTGCTGGAACCCCAGGTGCTGCTGCTCGACGAGCCGCTCTCCAGCCTGGACGCCAAGCTGCGCGTCAGCCTGCGTGACGAGATCCGCGCCATTCAGCGCGAGCTGGGCATCACCACGGTGTTCGTCACCCACGACCAGGAGGAAGCGCTGGCCGTCGCCGACCGGATCGCGGTGATGGAAGGCGGCGTGCTCCAGCAACTCGACGATCCCGGCACGCTCTATGCCCGCCCGGCCACCCGCTTCGTCGCGGACTTCATCGGCCGCATGAACTTCCTGCCGGGCAGCGCCGGGCCGACCCTGGGCCTGGACGTGCCGCCGGGCGCGGAACTCGCCGTCCGGCCAGAGGACCTGCACTTCAGCGACCTCGGCGCGCCCTTCCGGGTGGAGCAGGTGCTCGACCTCGGCCCGGTGCGCGAGGTGCGTGGGCGCCTGGCGCTGCCCGGCCCGGTCGGCGCCGTGCCCCTGACGGTGCAGCTCGCGCGGGGCGAGGCCCCGGATATGGCCTTCGTCCGGGTGCGCCGCGCCCTGACGTATCAGAATGGTGCGCTGCTGGGCGACGCCGTGCCGTCCCACGGAATCCGCGCATGA
- a CDS encoding ABC transporter permease: protein MSRTEVGAAPASPPAGAAWFLGVPALKRAVTRILILAFGLFLLLPIWTLLLWAVTQKWLFPGVLPQEFGLRWWQWVFTNADVGKAAYWSFTTAPTVTLLSAVICLPAAYAFARFDFPLKRLLYVSLLASNAFPKLGLYIAIAALFFRLNLIGTFWGVVFVQLVNSLVTMIWIPAAAFGAVPRELEEAARDVGARPLRVFFSVTLPIALPGIIVALILTFLGSLDEAQATLIIGTPEITTLPVEMYSLVSSYPEPVGAVFSVLLAAPSVVLLLLARRYLLSGYLAAGFKGG, encoded by the coding sequence ATGAGCCGGACAGAGGTGGGCGCCGCGCCCGCCTCCCCGCCGGCCGGCGCCGCCTGGTTCCTGGGCGTTCCCGCCCTGAAGCGCGCCGTGACGCGCATCCTGATCCTGGCCTTCGGGCTCTTTCTGCTGCTCCCGATCTGGACGCTGCTGCTGTGGGCGGTCACGCAGAAGTGGCTGTTCCCAGGCGTGCTGCCGCAGGAATTCGGGCTGCGCTGGTGGCAGTGGGTCTTCACGAACGCCGATGTCGGCAAGGCCGCGTATTGGAGCTTCACGACCGCGCCGACCGTCACCCTGCTCTCGGCGGTGATCTGCCTGCCCGCCGCCTACGCTTTCGCGCGCTTCGACTTTCCCCTCAAGCGGCTGCTGTACGTGTCGCTGCTCGCCTCGAACGCCTTCCCGAAACTGGGCCTGTACATCGCCATCGCGGCGCTGTTCTTCCGCCTGAATCTGATCGGCACGTTCTGGGGCGTGGTGTTCGTGCAGCTCGTGAACTCGCTGGTGACTATGATCTGGATTCCCGCGGCCGCCTTCGGGGCCGTGCCGCGTGAACTGGAGGAAGCCGCGCGGGACGTGGGGGCCCGTCCCCTGCGGGTGTTCTTCAGCGTCACGCTCCCCATCGCGCTGCCGGGGATCATCGTGGCGCTGATCCTGACTTTCCTGGGCTCCCTGGACGAAGCGCAGGCCACGCTGATCATCGGCACGCCGGAGATCACCACCCTGCCGGTCGAGATGTACTCGCTGGTGTCCAGCTACCCGGAACCCGTCGGCGCCGTGTTCAGCGTACTGCTCGCCGCGCCGTCGGTCGTGCTGCTGCTCCTCGCGCGCAGATACCTGCTCTCCGGCTACCTCGCCGCCGGCTTCAAGGGAGGCTGA
- a CDS encoding ABC transporter permease — MNGKSLLGLLFVLPPLLVLTLLVLWPAVDALRFSLGLVPAGNVNYTTGLDLIRSDHPTLAVFSRLVSNVAFGRDLRLTLFVTVTATALLTALAYSLALYGRFHKGRSTELVRTLYLLPMFIPTIIAAYAITTFYGDNGLLEALLSKVGLGYTSPIRLPWGIVLGQVWVGIPFAVLMLSSGLDGIPEEQIDAARDQGAPFWTILTRLVLPLNLVPLLIVLTFSFIGIFGSFTVPYLLGPTAPTMLGVSMQLNFGAFRQPQVAVALAVFSFAVCAVVGYLYVAATLRQNRGRA; from the coding sequence ATGAACGGGAAGTCCCTGCTGGGGCTTCTCTTCGTGCTTCCCCCCCTGCTCGTGCTGACGCTGCTGGTGCTGTGGCCTGCCGTGGACGCCCTGCGCTTCTCGCTGGGGCTGGTGCCCGCGGGCAACGTGAACTACACGACCGGACTCGACCTGATCCGCAGCGACCATCCGACGCTGGCGGTGTTCTCCAGGCTCGTCTCGAATGTGGCCTTTGGACGTGACCTGCGCCTGACGCTGTTCGTGACGGTCACGGCGACGGCGCTGCTCACGGCACTCGCCTACTCCCTGGCACTCTACGGCCGCTTCCACAAAGGCCGAAGCACGGAACTGGTTCGCACCCTCTACCTGCTGCCGATGTTCATCCCGACCATCATCGCCGCGTACGCCATCACGACCTTCTACGGCGACAACGGGCTGCTGGAGGCGCTGCTCTCGAAGGTCGGCCTCGGCTACACCTCGCCGATCCGATTGCCCTGGGGCATTGTGCTCGGGCAGGTCTGGGTCGGCATTCCCTTCGCGGTGCTGATGCTCTCCAGCGGCCTGGACGGCATTCCCGAGGAGCAGATCGACGCGGCCCGCGACCAGGGCGCGCCGTTCTGGACGATCCTCACGCGGCTGGTGCTGCCGCTGAACCTCGTGCCGCTCCTGATCGTGCTGACCTTCTCGTTCATCGGCATCTTCGGGAGTTTCACGGTGCCGTACCTGCTCGGGCCGACCGCGCCCACCATGCTCGGAGTGAGCATGCAGCTGAACTTCGGTGCGTTCCGGCAGCCGCAGGTGGCCGTGGCCCTGGCGGTCTTCAGCTTCGCCGTGTGCGCGGTGGTCGGGTACCTGTATGTCGCCGCCACCCTGCGGCAGAACCGGGGGCGGGCATGA
- a CDS encoding extracellular solute-binding protein, producing MNTTLLCGLLLLGAIGGVASAQAPTTLNLYSEGDVNVKDLWEKNLIPLFQKANPTIKVNLVFSAHGANSQSTLDRMAAAKQAGKVSGVDILEGPVEDAASKGLLDKLSVQKVPLLARVSPNVLARAGSFGVPYRASSVVLAYDSSKVKTPPRTLSALIDWIGKNPGQFTYNAPDTGGSGNALVTRIMKLGIPASASTTFETDYDAGMEKYWEQGFTTLKKLAPNLYQNGQYSQNNVGTLQLLGKGAITMGPVWSDMGLSYLAQGLLPANIKLTQIDPPLSGGAAYIGVAADSANKAAAYTFLNWLLTPDVQAIVADKMNGYPGVQLKYMPAAVQQKFGDMAGDYSFGFSSKFNADMTRMWYERVAGTPQPQK from the coding sequence ATGAACACCACTCTGTTGTGCGGACTCCTCCTGCTGGGCGCGATCGGTGGCGTCGCCTCGGCCCAAGCCCCGACCACGCTGAACCTGTACTCGGAAGGCGACGTGAACGTCAAGGATCTGTGGGAGAAGAACCTGATCCCCCTGTTCCAGAAGGCCAACCCGACCATCAAGGTGAACCTGGTGTTCAGCGCCCACGGTGCGAACTCGCAGTCCACCCTCGACCGCATGGCCGCCGCGAAGCAGGCCGGCAAGGTCAGCGGCGTGGACATCCTGGAAGGCCCGGTCGAGGACGCGGCCAGCAAGGGCCTGCTCGACAAGCTCAGCGTGCAGAAGGTGCCGCTGCTCGCCCGCGTGAGCCCGAACGTGCTGGCCCGCGCCGGCTCCTTCGGCGTGCCGTACCGCGCGAGCTCCGTGGTGCTGGCCTACGACTCCAGCAAGGTCAAGACCCCGCCCAGAACCCTCTCAGCCCTGATCGACTGGATCGGCAAGAACCCCGGCCAGTTCACGTACAACGCGCCGGACACCGGTGGCAGCGGCAACGCGCTGGTCACCCGCATCATGAAGCTCGGCATTCCCGCCAGCGCGTCCACCACCTTCGAGACCGACTACGACGCGGGCATGGAAAAGTACTGGGAGCAGGGCTTCACCACCCTCAAAAAACTCGCCCCGAACCTGTACCAGAACGGGCAGTACTCGCAGAACAACGTGGGCACGCTGCAACTGCTCGGCAAGGGTGCGATCACCATGGGTCCGGTGTGGTCCGACATGGGCCTGAGCTACCTCGCGCAGGGCCTGCTGCCCGCGAACATCAAGCTCACGCAGATTGACCCGCCGCTCTCCGGCGGCGCCGCCTACATCGGGGTGGCCGCCGACAGCGCCAACAAGGCCGCGGCGTACACCTTCCTGAACTGGCTGCTCACGCCGGACGTGCAGGCCATCGTGGCCGACAAGATGAACGGCTACCCCGGCGTGCAGCTCAAGTACATGCCGGCCGCCGTGCAGCAGAAGTTCGGCGATATGGCCGGGGACTACTCCTTCGGCTTCTCCAGCAAGTTCAACGCCGACATGACCCGCATGTGGTACGAGCGCGTCGCCGGCACCCCGCAGCCCCAGAAGTGA
- a CDS encoding CehA/McbA family metallohydrolase, with product MERHRFAFTLAPGDTKTHRHIPVNLPEGAAALRVTLSFTPWTLGDLKNLVTLSLTGPGGFRGAGHRHGNAQEVMVSARAATPGYRPGEIEAGTWTVGVHVHLALTALDAEVVVETVPAPDIDADAEPSMLPSLPPLAPGEWMMGDLHCHTTHSDGRWTARELAAAALTRGLRFLALTDHNTTSGRAELARHFPGVLLPGLELTTYYGHGVIIGRPEYADWTAMTQQVGMRALSDALQTEAGAYLTIAHPFAPGDPFCTGCTWTYFDLRPGDATHLEVWNGQRSAHHNALALEHWYGLLHAGRHVTATAGTDNHGPAYRPDHGLTCTPATDDPARLAAQLAAGTTYLSTDAALRPSFRAGEHAVELGSSFPGGALDVRLEWLRPVEGTLVWVIDGRREEQPLSGQEPVERTLDVRRWLNLELRLPDGSLQTLTNPVYALP from the coding sequence ATGGAACGGCACCGCTTCGCCTTCACCCTCGCCCCGGGCGACACCAAGACCCACCGTCATATCCCGGTGAACCTTCCGGAGGGCGCCGCCGCCCTGCGCGTCACGCTGTCCTTCACGCCCTGGACGCTCGGCGACCTCAAGAATCTCGTGACCCTCAGCCTCACGGGCCCGGGCGGCTTTCGGGGGGCGGGGCACCGGCACGGCAACGCGCAGGAGGTGATGGTCTCGGCGCGCGCCGCCACGCCCGGCTACCGGCCCGGTGAGATCGAGGCCGGGACGTGGACGGTCGGCGTGCATGTGCACCTGGCCCTGACTGCGCTGGACGCGGAAGTGGTGGTCGAGACGGTGCCCGCCCCGGACATCGACGCCGACGCCGAGCCGTCCATGCTGCCAAGCCTGCCGCCGCTCGCGCCCGGCGAGTGGATGATGGGCGATCTGCACTGCCACACCACCCATTCCGACGGCCGCTGGACGGCCCGAGAGCTGGCGGCGGCGGCCCTGACGCGCGGCCTGCGCTTCCTGGCTCTGACCGACCACAACACCACCAGCGGACGCGCCGAACTGGCGCGGCACTTCCCCGGCGTGCTGCTGCCCGGCCTGGAACTCACGACGTACTACGGACACGGCGTCATCATCGGCCGTCCGGAATACGCCGACTGGACGGCCATGACCCAGCAGGTGGGCATGCGCGCCCTGTCCGACGCCCTGCAGACAGAGGCTGGCGCATACCTGACCATTGCCCATCCTTTCGCGCCCGGCGATCCCTTCTGCACCGGCTGCACCTGGACGTACTTCGACCTGCGACCCGGCGACGCCACGCACCTGGAGGTCTGGAACGGGCAGCGGTCTGCGCATCACAACGCCCTGGCGCTCGAGCACTGGTACGGCCTGCTGCACGCCGGACGGCACGTGACCGCCACGGCCGGTACCGACAACCACGGCCCCGCGTACCGGCCGGATCACGGCCTGACCTGCACGCCCGCCACCGACGACCCCGCCCGGCTGGCCGCGCAACTGGCCGCCGGCACGACCTACCTGTCGACGGACGCCGCGCTGAGGCCCTCGTTCAGGGCGGGGGAGCACGCCGTGGAACTGGGCTCATCCTTTCCGGGCGGCGCGCTCGACGTGCGGCTGGAATGGCTCCGTCCCGTCGAGGGCACGCTGGTCTGGGTGATCGACGGTCGGCGTGAGGAGCAGCCGCTGAGCGGCCAGGAGCCCGTGGAACGCACGCTGGACGTCCGCCGCTGGCTGAACCTGGAGCTTCGTCTGCCCGACGGCAGCCTGCAGACGCTCACCAACCCGGTGTACGCGCTTCCATAA
- a CDS encoding Gfo/Idh/MocA family protein has translation MTRSQPPVTVLVIGAGSRGRTYADYLRRHPQEGRVVGIAEPEAARRAHFAQLHGLSPEAVHASWHDALNAPRRADAVFITTPDHLHVAPAQRAAERGYHILLEKPMAPTEAECRAIVEAVTRAGVIFGVCHVLRYTPHTRALKRLLASGAVGEIVSLQHLEPVGFWHQAHSYVRGHWRKEAQSSPMLLAKSCHDLDWLRYVVGQPCERVSSFGSLKHFRRENQPPGAADRCVTCPPEVEQACPYSATRLYLGQVAAGGTGWPVNVLTERPTVETVTAALRNGPYGRCVYACDNDVVDHQVVNLEFAGGITASFTMTGFNRMRGRETHIFGTRGELVTDSRTIQIYDFLTERTQTIDTAAEEGTYDLSTHGGGDDGLVRAFLAAVAAGDPSLILSGPLETLESHTMVFAAERSRREGQVASLL, from the coding sequence ATGACGCGCTCCCAGCCGCCTGTCACGGTGCTTGTGATTGGTGCCGGCAGCCGCGGCCGCACCTACGCCGACTACCTGCGCCGCCACCCGCAGGAGGGTCGGGTCGTCGGTATCGCGGAACCGGAGGCGGCGCGGCGCGCGCACTTCGCGCAGCTGCATGGGCTGTCCCCGGAGGCCGTCCACGCCTCATGGCACGACGCCCTGAACGCCCCCCGCCGGGCGGACGCCGTGTTCATCACCACCCCAGATCACCTGCACGTCGCCCCCGCGCAGCGTGCCGCCGAACGCGGCTACCACATCCTGCTCGAGAAACCCATGGCCCCCACGGAGGCGGAGTGCCGCGCCATCGTCGAGGCGGTCACGCGGGCCGGCGTGATCTTCGGGGTCTGCCATGTGCTGCGGTACACGCCGCACACCCGGGCGCTCAAGCGGCTACTGGCGTCGGGCGCAGTGGGCGAGATCGTCAGCCTCCAGCATCTCGAACCGGTCGGCTTCTGGCATCAGGCGCACTCCTACGTGCGCGGACACTGGCGCAAGGAGGCGCAGAGCAGCCCCATGTTGCTCGCCAAGTCCTGCCACGACCTCGACTGGCTGCGTTACGTGGTGGGCCAGCCGTGCGAGCGCGTGTCGTCGTTCGGCAGCCTGAAGCACTTCCGACGCGAGAACCAGCCGCCCGGCGCCGCCGACCGCTGCGTGACGTGCCCGCCGGAGGTCGAGCAGGCCTGCCCGTACTCCGCCACCCGCCTGTATCTCGGGCAGGTCGCCGCCGGCGGCACCGGCTGGCCGGTCAACGTCCTCACCGAGCGTCCGACGGTCGAGACCGTGACCGCCGCGCTCCGGAACGGGCCGTATGGCCGCTGCGTGTACGCCTGTGACAACGACGTCGTAGACCATCAGGTGGTCAATCTCGAGTTCGCCGGGGGCATCACGGCCAGCTTCACCATGACCGGGTTCAACCGCATGCGTGGCCGGGAGACCCACATCTTCGGCACCCGGGGGGAACTCGTCACCGACAGCCGCACCATCCAGATCTACGATTTCCTGACGGAGCGTACCCAGACCATCGACACCGCCGCCGAGGAGGGCACGTATGACCTGTCCACCCACGGTGGGGGAGACGACGGGCTCGTGCGGGCATTCCTGGCCGCCGTGGCCGCCGGGGATCCCAGTCTGATCCTGAGTGGCCCTCTGGAGACGCTCGAAAGCCACACGATGGTCTTCGCGGCGGAGCGAAGTCGGCGCGAGGGTCAGGTCGCGTCCCTCCTGTGA
- a CDS encoding CehA/McbA family metallohydrolase produces the protein MTTLDFGPVVIDRHYTPQDAATQPYPLLPLTVPPGTRGLTVTQEVTPDSATVDLGLADAAGVRGWSGGARRAFTVTPTDATPGYQPGALRAGIAVLLGLYHIPPEGADVRVTVHFHPEGSLRWYRGDLHAHTWHSDAHGRPATLAAAARDRGLDFVAVADHNTVTHHAHLHDPILLPAQEVTTYRGHFVAHGRAPLLEFRLTTPAQVQEVLRRAAKDRLLTVLAHPSPTCPSCDWAWGFEDQFDAFEVWNGPWLTLNWIAREKWLTLLDRGHRVPPVGGSDRHQAAGWPDPTPPELQVGSPTTWIRAASAYGGDLYAGILAGRTCVSEQPAGPLIDLSSHGGQLHYDVSGPPGGTFTVYAGRDVLFECPFEGPLRGEVPVRAAAYHRAEVTIPTPPEHVALARGRWPDHVTDAGAARSVRALSGVVWP, from the coding sequence GTGACGACCCTGGACTTCGGGCCGGTGGTGATCGACCGCCACTACACGCCGCAGGACGCGGCCACGCAGCCGTACCCGCTGCTGCCCCTCACCGTGCCGCCCGGCACGCGCGGCCTCACGGTGACGCAGGAGGTCACGCCGGACAGCGCCACCGTCGACCTCGGGCTCGCCGACGCCGCGGGCGTGCGCGGCTGGAGTGGCGGCGCCCGGCGCGCCTTCACCGTGACCCCGACCGACGCCACGCCCGGGTACCAGCCGGGGGCTCTGCGCGCCGGCATCGCCGTGTTGCTCGGGCTGTACCACATCCCCCCCGAAGGCGCCGATGTGCGCGTGACGGTGCACTTCCACCCGGAGGGCTCCCTGCGCTGGTACCGGGGCGACCTGCACGCCCACACGTGGCATTCCGACGCCCACGGCCGCCCGGCGACCCTGGCAGCCGCGGCGCGGGACCGGGGGCTGGACTTCGTGGCGGTCGCCGACCACAACACCGTCACGCACCATGCGCACCTGCACGATCCCATCCTGCTGCCGGCGCAGGAGGTCACCACCTACCGCGGGCATTTCGTGGCGCACGGCCGTGCGCCCCTGCTGGAGTTCCGGCTGACCACGCCGGCACAGGTGCAGGAAGTGCTGCGCCGCGCCGCGAAGGATCGGCTGCTGACCGTGTTGGCCCACCCGTCGCCCACCTGTCCCAGCTGCGACTGGGCCTGGGGCTTTGAAGATCAGTTCGACGCCTTCGAGGTATGGAACGGCCCGTGGCTGACCCTGAACTGGATCGCGCGCGAGAAGTGGCTCACCCTGCTCGACCGTGGTCACCGCGTTCCCCCGGTGGGCGGCAGCGACCGGCACCAGGCCGCCGGATGGCCCGATCCCACGCCGCCCGAACTGCAGGTGGGCTCGCCCACCACCTGGATCCGCGCCGCCAGCGCCTACGGGGGTGACCTGTACGCCGGCATCCTGGCCGGCCGGACGTGCGTCAGCGAGCAGCCCGCCGGACCCCTGATCGACCTGAGCTCGCACGGCGGGCAGCTGCACTACGACGTCAGCGGTCCGCCGGGCGGCACCTTCACCGTGTACGCGGGCCGCGACGTGCTGTTCGAGTGCCCGTTCGAGGGGCCGCTGCGCGGGGAGGTGCCGGTTCGCGCAGCCGCGTACCACCGCGCGGAGGTCACCATCCCCACCCCGCCAGAGCACGTGGCCCTCGCCCGTGGGCGCTGGCCGGATCATGTGACGGACGCCGGGGCGGCGCGCAGCGTGCGCGCCCTGAGCGGCGTGGTGTGGCCGTGA